TTTCAACCGCGGCAGCATTGGCCGGCGCGCCGGACCGCGCCTTTCGAGTCCCGAGTCCCGAGTCCCGAGTCCCGCCGCTCATGCGAAGCGCTGCAGCGCCACCGTCAGCGACTCGCCCATCATGCGCAGGAACAAGGTGCCCATGCCGGGATAGAAGCGGTTCGGGTCGCGGCTGCCGACCGCGAGCAGGCCCACGCCGGGCAGCGGCAGCAGCGCGGTGGACTGCACGTCCTCGATGCGCTCGGCGTACAGCAGCGCCTGCTTCTCCGGCTGCAGGCGGCCGCAGATCGGCTCACCGTCCTTCAGGCAGTCGCGGAACGGCGCCAACCGCGGATCGTCCTGCGCCAGGATCTGCAGCCACGGCGCCTGCTCCAGCCCGGGCAGCGGGTGCAGCAGCACGATGCTGACCAGGTCGCCCTGGAAATCCTCCT
This sequence is a window from Xanthomonas sp. CFBP 8443. Protein-coding genes within it:
- a CDS encoding DUF484 family protein — encoded protein: MSETQDKIGAHEIAAWLRRHPAFLKQFPDLALTLVVPRDDGPTASLASYQLEVLRDKNRELSRRLSELAANAQVNERLAVRTHQLTLALMRQTSAADSVRAMAASLQEDFQGDLVSIVLLHPLPGLEQAPWLQILAQDDPRLAPFRDCLKDGEPICGRLQPEKQALLYAERIEDVQSTALLPLPGVGLLAVGSRDPNRFYPGMGTLFLRMMGESLTVALQRFA